In one Liolophura sinensis isolate JHLJ2023 chromosome 11, CUHK_Ljap_v2, whole genome shotgun sequence genomic region, the following are encoded:
- the LOC135477542 gene encoding fibrinogen C domain-containing protein 1-like yields MLFVMCGLLLFSVGFVASSYNTFLKKFDVQPLVEQADEDDVSTWTDHSNFLECAYPTDCTVIQKCNHTKSGIYRVFPFGVGKGFLVYCDMVTQGGGWLVFQRRQDGSVDFFRNWQNYTDGFGNLYGEFWLGLQKIHLLTSQAHFELLVNMRSYTLGTGYASYSRFRVADESHNFRLLLGIFKGNAGDSMDHQNGLEFSTYDRDKDYAGGNCAATYHGAWWYNSCHHSNLNGLYVHVKEKSTVNASLVTWHQWSSKYLPLQFSEMKIRPVKIH; encoded by the exons ATGTTGTTCGTTATGTGTGGACTTCTTTTGTTCAGCGTCGGGTTTGTGGCGTCTTCGTATAACACATTTTTGAAGAAGTTTGATGTTCAACCATTGGTGGAACAAGCCGATGAAGACGATGTTTCCACGTGGACCG atcacAGCAATTTTCTCGAATGCGCATATCCTACCGATTGTACAGTAATACAGAAATGCAACCACACAAAGAGCGGCATTTACCGAGTGTTTCCGTTCGGAGTGGGAAAAGGCTTCCTTGTGTACTGTGACATGGTGACGCAGGGTGGTGGATGGCTG GTGTTTCAAAGACGACAAGATGGCTCTGTTGACTTCTTTCGTAACTGGCAGAATTACACCGATGGGTTTGGTAACCTCTACGGCGAGTTCTGGTTGG GCCTGCAAAAGATTCATCTCCTGACCTCTCAGGCGCACTTTGAACTCCTCGTGAATATGAGAAGCTACACCCTGGGAACGGGTTACGCTTCCTACAGCAGATTCCGTGTGGCAGACGAGTCTCACAACTTCCGGCTCTTACTGGGCATATTTAAGGGGAATGCTG GTGACTCAATGGATCACCAAAATGGCTTGGAGTTTTCCACATATGACCGAGATAAGGACTACGCCGGTGGGAACTGTGCTGCGACATATCATGGCGCATGGTGGTACAATAGTTGCCATCACAGTAATCTGAATGGGctgtatgttcatgtgaaggaGAAGTCCACAGTAAATGCTTCATTAGTAACGTGGCACCAATGGTCGTCTAAATATCTCCCTCTTCAGTTTAGCGAGATGAAGATACGCCCGGTGAAAATCCACTAA